A region from the Dinoroseobacter shibae DFL 12 = DSM 16493 genome encodes:
- the napG gene encoding ferredoxin-type protein NapG: MSVPDISPDRRRFLKDAARMAGGCMLAGGGLAWLARDARALPAQALRPPGALAEAAFLSACIRCGLCVRECPYDTLVLAELGSDGPATGTPYFIARDVPCEMCEDIPCVAACPTGALDPALDDIDDARMGTAVLVDQENCLNFQGLRCDVCYRVCPVIDEAITLDVSHNTRSGHHAMFIPTVHADHCTGCGMCEKSCVLPEAAIKVLPLRMARATPAEHYRKGWEEKDAKGGPVVEGIIDLPDRLPGPGTDNLATPGGFEPAFKLPGTGQ; encoded by the coding sequence ATGTCGGTGCCCGACATATCGCCCGATCGCCGTCGTTTCCTCAAGGATGCGGCGCGCATGGCAGGCGGCTGCATGCTCGCAGGCGGCGGCCTGGCCTGGCTGGCCCGGGATGCCCGGGCTCTGCCGGCCCAGGCGCTGCGGCCCCCCGGGGCCCTGGCGGAGGCCGCTTTCCTGTCGGCCTGCATCCGCTGCGGGCTCTGCGTGCGGGAATGTCCCTATGACACGCTCGTCCTCGCCGAGCTCGGCAGCGACGGCCCGGCAACCGGCACGCCTTATTTCATTGCGCGCGACGTGCCCTGCGAGATGTGCGAGGACATTCCCTGTGTCGCGGCCTGTCCCACCGGGGCGCTCGATCCGGCGCTCGATGATATCGATGACGCGCGGATGGGCACGGCCGTGCTGGTGGATCAGGAAAACTGCCTCAACTTCCAGGGGTTGCGCTGCGATGTCTGCTACCGGGTTTGCCCTGTGATCGACGAGGCGATCACCCTCGACGTGTCGCACAACACGCGCTCCGGTCACCATGCCATGTTCATCCCCACGGTCCACGCGGATCACTGCACCGGCTGCGGGATGTGCGAGAAAAGCTGTGTTCTGCCCGAAGCCGCGATCAAGGTCCTGCCCCTGCGCATGGCCCGCGCTACCCCGGCCGAGCATTACCGCAAGGGCTGGGAGGAAAAGGACGCCAAGGGCGGCCCGGTGGTCGAAGGGATCATCGACCTGCCGGATCGTCTGCCCGGACCGGGCACCGACAATCTCGCCACGCCGGGCGGGTTCGAGCCTGCCTTCAAGCTGCCGGGGACGGGGCAATGA
- the napA gene encoding nitrate reductase catalytic subunit NapA: MTISDSRRTFLKASAAAATASAAGIPLANGTAAEAQAISTGIRWDKAACRFCGTGCSVLVGTKEGRVVATQGDPDAPVNRGLNCIKGYFLSKIMYGEDRLTMPLLRKTNGVYDKNGTFEPVSWDEAFDVMAQKWKEALAKKGPTSVGMFGSGQWTVWEGYAAAKLMKAGFRSNNIDPNARHCMASAVVGFMRTFGIDEPMGCYDDFEHADTFVLWGSNMAEMHPILWSRLTDTRLTKPGSEVHVLSTYEHRSFELADNGMVFAPQTDLAILNYIANYIISTGRVNEDFMSKHVNITKTATDIGYGLRDEHALQQEAENPNSGKLEPISFDEYAASVAEYTVDKVSELSGVPAAQLEKLAEQYADPNRKVMSLWTMGFNQHTRGSWVNSLMYNVHLLVGKISEPGNSPFSLTGQPSACGTAREVGTFAHRLPADMVVMNDAHRALTEKKWNLPEGTIPAKPGFHAVLQHRKLKDGDLNAYWVQCNNNMQAAPNMNEEGYPGYRNPENFITVSDPYPTVTTMSADLILPTAMWVEKEGAYGNAERRTQFWRQQVKAPGEAKSDLWQLMEFSKRFTIEEVWGEELLAKMPEHRGKTMYDVLFANGKVDKYPLSETAEGFDNDESEHFGYYVQKGLFEEYAGFGRGKAHDLASFETYHQSRGLRWPVVDGQETLYRFREGYDPYVPEGEGVRFYGHSDGKAKIIYAPYEPAPEVPDAEFDLWLCTGRVLEHWHSGSMTRRVPELHRAYPAAVVYMHPEDAKARGLRRGQEINISTRRGDMLSRVETRGRNKVPQGLVFVPWFDEGQLINQLTLDATCPLSKETDFKKCACKVERA, translated from the coding sequence ATGACCATCTCTGACTCTCGCCGGACATTCCTTAAGGCCAGCGCCGCGGCTGCGACCGCTTCCGCTGCGGGGATCCCGCTGGCCAATGGCACCGCCGCCGAAGCCCAGGCCATCTCGACGGGCATCCGCTGGGACAAGGCAGCCTGCCGGTTCTGCGGCACCGGCTGCTCGGTGCTGGTGGGCACCAAGGAAGGCCGCGTGGTCGCTACCCAAGGTGACCCGGACGCCCCGGTGAACCGCGGGTTGAACTGCATCAAGGGCTATTTCCTGTCCAAGATCATGTACGGCGAAGACCGCCTGACGATGCCCCTGCTGCGCAAGACCAATGGCGTCTACGACAAGAACGGCACGTTCGAGCCGGTGTCCTGGGACGAGGCCTTCGACGTGATGGCGCAGAAGTGGAAAGAAGCGCTGGCCAAGAAGGGGCCGACCAGTGTCGGCATGTTCGGCTCGGGCCAGTGGACCGTCTGGGAAGGCTATGCCGCCGCCAAGCTGATGAAGGCCGGTTTCCGCTCCAACAACATCGATCCGAACGCGCGGCACTGCATGGCCTCCGCCGTGGTCGGCTTCATGCGCACCTTCGGCATCGACGAGCCGATGGGCTGCTACGATGACTTCGAGCATGCGGATACCTTTGTGCTCTGGGGCTCCAACATGGCCGAGATGCACCCGATCCTCTGGTCGCGCCTCACCGACACCCGCCTGACCAAGCCGGGCTCCGAGGTGCATGTGCTGTCCACCTACGAGCACCGCTCGTTCGAGCTTGCCGATAACGGCATGGTGTTCGCGCCGCAGACCGATCTCGCGATCCTGAACTACATCGCGAACTACATCATTTCGACCGGGCGCGTGAACGAGGACTTCATGTCCAAGCACGTCAACATCACCAAGACCGCGACGGATATCGGGTACGGCTTGCGGGATGAACACGCCCTGCAACAGGAAGCGGAGAATCCCAATTCCGGCAAGCTGGAACCGATCAGCTTCGACGAGTACGCCGCCAGCGTCGCCGAATACACGGTCGACAAGGTTTCCGAGCTTTCGGGCGTGCCCGCCGCGCAGCTGGAGAAGCTGGCCGAGCAATACGCCGACCCCAACCGCAAGGTGATGAGCCTTTGGACCATGGGCTTCAACCAGCACACTCGCGGCTCCTGGGTCAACTCGCTGATGTACAACGTGCATCTCTTGGTGGGCAAAATCTCCGAGCCGGGCAATTCGCCCTTCTCGCTGACCGGGCAGCCCTCGGCCTGCGGCACCGCCCGCGAGGTCGGCACCTTTGCCCATCGCCTGCCTGCGGACATGGTCGTGATGAACGACGCGCACCGCGCCCTGACCGAAAAGAAGTGGAACCTGCCCGAGGGGACCATCCCCGCCAAGCCCGGCTTCCACGCCGTGTTGCAGCACCGCAAGCTCAAGGATGGCGATCTGAACGCCTACTGGGTGCAGTGCAACAACAACATGCAGGCCGCGCCGAACATGAACGAAGAAGGCTATCCGGGCTATCGCAACCCGGAAAACTTCATCACCGTGTCCGACCCCTATCCGACCGTCACCACCATGTCGGCCGACCTGATCCTGCCCACGGCCATGTGGGTTGAAAAGGAAGGCGCCTATGGCAATGCGGAGCGCCGGACCCAGTTCTGGCGCCAGCAGGTCAAGGCCCCGGGCGAGGCAAAATCCGACCTCTGGCAACTGATGGAATTCTCCAAGCGGTTCACCATCGAAGAGGTCTGGGGCGAGGAATTGCTCGCCAAGATGCCCGAGCATCGCGGCAAGACCATGTACGACGTGCTCTTTGCCAACGGCAAGGTGGACAAGTACCCGCTGTCGGAGACCGCCGAAGGGTTCGACAACGACGAGTCCGAGCATTTCGGCTATTACGTGCAGAAGGGCCTGTTCGAGGAATATGCCGGTTTCGGCCGCGGCAAGGCCCATGACCTGGCGTCTTTCGAGACCTACCACCAGTCGCGCGGCTTGCGTTGGCCCGTGGTGGACGGCCAGGAAACCCTGTACCGCTTCCGCGAGGGCTACGACCCCTATGTGCCCGAAGGCGAGGGCGTCCGGTTCTATGGCCACAGCGACGGCAAGGCGAAGATCATCTACGCCCCCTACGAGCCTGCGCCCGAAGTGCCGGATGCCGAGTTCGACCTGTGGCTCTGCACAGGCCGGGTGCTGGAGCACTGGCATTCGGGGTCGATGACTCGGCGTGTGCCCGAGTTGCACCGGGCCTATCCGGCGGCCGTGGTCTACATGCACCCCGAGGATGCGAAGGCGCGCGGGTTGCGGCGCGGACAGGAGATCAACATCTCCACCCGGCGCGGGGACATGCTCAGCCGGGTCGAGACCCGGGGCCGGAACAAGGTGCCGCAAGGCCTCGTGTTCGTGCCGTGGTTCGACGAGGGCCAGCTGATCAACCAGTTGACGCTCGATGCGACCTGCCCGCTCTCGAAAGAGACCGACTTCAAGAAATGCGCCTGCAAGGTGGAACGGGCCTGA
- a CDS encoding chaperone NapD, with product MNVCGCLVHAAPDRVDGCAEDMLAMDGVEIHGRSDEGRFVVVVEDTPSLRASETIMALHQIPGVLSVTLTYHHFEDLTDTPAQAPLSSPTQSGAQTHDHL from the coding sequence ATGAATGTTTGTGGTTGCCTTGTGCACGCCGCACCCGATCGGGTCGATGGATGTGCCGAGGACATGCTTGCCATGGATGGCGTGGAGATCCACGGCCGGTCTGACGAAGGCCGCTTCGTCGTCGTCGTCGAGGACACGCCGTCGCTGCGCGCATCCGAGACGATCATGGCCCTGCACCAGATCCCCGGCGTTCTGTCCGTCACCCTGACCTATCACCATTTCGAGGACCTGACCGACACCCCGGCGCAGGCTCCGCTTTCCAGCCCCACTCAATCCGGAGCCCAGACCCATGACCATCTCTGA
- the napF gene encoding ferredoxin-type protein NapF, with the protein MTQQVSRRGFLRRATLCDDSNAIRPPGAHPDHFLDLCRNCDLCQKACPENVLVLDEGGRPQLSPAQGACTFCGICAEVCPTDALDLARVDDWPWRAEASSACLSQQGVSCRACQDSCDARAISFRLMTGGRALAEIDLDQCVGCGECVASCPVGALQLTKTQQNGREDVA; encoded by the coding sequence ATGACCCAACAGGTCAGTCGGCGCGGGTTTCTGCGCCGAGCCACCCTTTGCGACGACTCGAACGCGATCCGCCCCCCCGGCGCGCACCCGGATCACTTCCTCGACCTGTGTCGGAATTGCGACCTTTGCCAGAAGGCCTGCCCGGAAAACGTGCTGGTTCTGGACGAGGGCGGGCGACCGCAACTTTCGCCCGCGCAAGGCGCCTGCACCTTCTGCGGGATCTGTGCCGAGGTCTGTCCGACGGACGCGCTCGATCTCGCCCGGGTGGACGACTGGCCCTGGCGCGCCGAGGCATCCTCGGCCTGCCTGTCGCAGCAGGGCGTGTCCTGCCGGGCCTGTCAGGACAGCTGCGATGCGCGCGCGATCAGCTTCCGATTGATGACAGGAGGTCGCGCGCTCGCTGAGATTGATCTCGATCAATGTGTAGGCTGTGGCGAATGCGTAGCAAGCTGCCCAGTCGGAGCACTCCAGCTCACCAAAACTCAACAAAACGGACGGGAGGACGTCGCATGA
- a CDS encoding FAD:protein FMN transferase, with protein MTRWQGTALGADASAQLVGLDPASASDILVGLQRELRRLETLFSLYRPESQVSRLNREGRLDAPAPELLEVLAQCDALHRGTGGAFDPTTQPLFATFAQAAAAGRTPSGDEVARARAAVGWHHLRIGTDSVAFARPGGQLTLNGIAQGYISDRIAAWLRDRGLTDILLEAGEIVALGHGPDATPWRCRIADAAGTSRRELRLRDRAIATSAPDAMTLAGARHIFDPASGRSADRGRMTSVSAPAAMLADGLSTALCVLPPESHATVIARFPGARVEFAT; from the coding sequence GTGACGCGTTGGCAGGGCACGGCCCTTGGCGCCGATGCCTCCGCGCAACTCGTGGGCCTGGACCCTGCAAGCGCGTCCGACATCCTGGTCGGGCTGCAGCGGGAGTTGCGGCGGCTTGAAACCCTGTTCAGCCTCTACCGGCCCGAATCCCAGGTTTCGCGGCTGAACCGGGAGGGTCGACTGGATGCGCCCGCGCCCGAGCTTCTGGAGGTTCTGGCCCAATGCGATGCGTTGCACCGGGGAACCGGGGGGGCGTTCGATCCGACCACGCAGCCACTTTTCGCGACCTTTGCGCAGGCGGCGGCGGCCGGGCGGACCCCTTCGGGCGACGAGGTCGCACGGGCCCGCGCCGCGGTCGGCTGGCACCATCTGAGGATCGGCACCGACAGCGTAGCGTTCGCAAGGCCCGGCGGGCAGCTGACGCTCAACGGGATCGCGCAGGGCTATATCAGCGACCGAATCGCTGCCTGGCTGCGGGACCGGGGTTTGACCGACATCCTGCTTGAGGCGGGCGAAATCGTCGCCCTGGGCCACGGGCCGGACGCAACGCCCTGGCGCTGCCGTATCGCGGATGCCGCCGGCACCTCGCGCCGCGAGCTCCGCTTGCGGGATCGGGCGATCGCCACATCCGCCCCGGATGCCATGACGCTTGCGGGCGCACGCCACATCTTCGATCCGGCCAGCGGACGCAGTGCCGACAGGGGGCGTATGACTTCCGTGTCGGCCCCGGCCGCGATGCTGGCAGACGGGCTGTCCACGGCCCTGTGCGTTCTGCCGCCGGAGAGCCATGCCACCGTCATCGCCCGGTTTCCCGGTGCGCGTGTCGAGTTTGCCACCTGA
- a CDS encoding c-type cytochrome, with the protein MLIRTITTTAVLAVLALPALAEGDPEAGEKVFNKCKACHALGADAKNKVGPVLNGIIGAPAGQVPDFKYSDVLLEMAADGLVWDEANLAAYLTKPRDFMKGTKMSFAGLRKEADVQNVLAYIASYE; encoded by the coding sequence ATGCTCATCAGAACGATCACAACCACCGCCGTCCTGGCCGTGCTTGCCCTTCCGGCCCTGGCCGAAGGCGACCCGGAAGCCGGAGAGAAGGTGTTCAACAAGTGCAAGGCCTGCCATGCTCTTGGCGCCGATGCCAAGAACAAGGTCGGGCCGGTCCTGAACGGGATCATCGGCGCGCCCGCCGGCCAGGTCCCGGACTTCAAGTATTCCGACGTGTTGTTGGAGATGGCCGCCGACGGGCTGGTCTGGGACGAAGCCAACCTGGCCGCCTACCTGACCAAGCCGCGCGACTTCATGAAAGGCACCAAGATGTCTTTTGCCGGTCTGCGCAAGGAAGCGGATGTCCAGAACGTCCTGGCGTACATCGCAAGCTACGAGTGA
- a CDS encoding sirohydrochlorin chelatase, whose amino-acid sequence MPEAVLIAHGAPSDPEPTELALQQLARDVAAELPGWRVRGATVAAPGALERAFDGLSPEAVVFPVFMCDGWIIRRILPDCLAAIGRAGTRVLTPLGQVPGFRFHCAQMLTAAMAEAGLTPSETTVVLAAHGSARGPIPEAWAAGLARDITDLTDLRMVIPAYLEQAPYLADVLAMVPGPAICLPGFATNAGHAMGDVPEAIAQSHFAGLVLPTVGTTPGIVHLIARELQASEIAEVAA is encoded by the coding sequence ATGCCGGAGGCCGTGCTGATCGCTCACGGGGCACCGTCCGACCCCGAACCCACGGAGCTGGCGCTGCAGCAGCTCGCCCGCGACGTGGCCGCCGAATTGCCCGGCTGGCGCGTGCGGGGGGCGACCGTGGCTGCCCCCGGCGCGCTGGAGCGGGCGTTCGACGGGCTCTCGCCCGAGGCGGTGGTCTTTCCTGTCTTCATGTGTGACGGCTGGATCATCCGCCGGATCCTGCCCGACTGCCTTGCCGCGATCGGCCGCGCCGGAACCCGCGTCCTGACGCCCTTGGGACAGGTGCCGGGGTTCCGGTTCCATTGCGCCCAGATGCTGACCGCGGCGATGGCCGAGGCCGGGCTGACCCCGTCCGAGACCACCGTGGTCCTGGCTGCGCACGGATCGGCCCGCGGGCCGATCCCCGAGGCTTGGGCGGCGGGGCTGGCGCGCGATATCACCGATCTGACCGACCTGCGCATGGTCATTCCCGCCTATCTCGAACAGGCGCCTTACCTGGCCGATGTGCTGGCGATGGTGCCTGGACCGGCGATCTGCCTGCCGGGCTTCGCCACCAACGCCGGTCACGCCATGGGCGATGTTCCCGAAGCCATTGCCCAAAGCCATTTCGCCGGGCTGGTTCTGCCGACCGTCGGGACGACGCCGGGTATCGTGCACCTGATCGCGCGCGAACTGCAGGCCAGCGAGATCGCGGAGGTCGCGGCATGA
- a CDS encoding nitrite reductase, whose translation MTPSRLLSSLAVLVALTTPALADPAQIYAEECAMCHGGDRLGGTGPALIPETLSRMRGPHLHDVIAHGRAATQMPGFEDVISETEIAALAEWLNTPLNEIPAWGPEQIAASATMNAGYVAAPAPVWDADPMNITLVVETGDHHVSVLDGDSWDVLDRFETPFAVHGGPKFTPDGHFVFVMSRDGWVQKYDLWSLQEVGRVRAGLNSRNIAMSHDGKWLAVANYLPQTLTILSTEDLSVARVMDVISKSGQTSRVSAVYQAPQRQSFILALKDAPEIWEVATDPEADPVYEGFVHSREKDMVEAIASSEGLFARRRIETAEPIDDFFFTPDYRFLIGAARDGAHGVVVNLNVGREIAKLPLPGMPHLGSGISWIRGDTRVMATPHLREGKLSVIDIESWEVLSTIETEGPGFFLRSHENTPYVWADVFFGPNKDVMHVIDKQSLEIVKTLRPEPGATVAHVEFDRDGTHALVSIWEEDGAVIVYDAATLEEVKRLPMNKPSGKYNVWNKITFSEGTSH comes from the coding sequence ATGACCCCAAGCCGGCTTTTGTCTAGCCTCGCGGTTCTGGTCGCCCTGACCACGCCGGCGCTGGCCGATCCTGCGCAAATCTACGCCGAGGAGTGCGCCATGTGCCATGGCGGCGACCGTCTTGGCGGCACCGGCCCCGCGCTGATCCCCGAAACCCTCAGCCGCATGCGCGGCCCGCACCTGCACGATGTGATCGCCCATGGCCGTGCCGCGACGCAGATGCCAGGTTTCGAGGATGTGATCTCCGAGACCGAGATCGCCGCACTTGCGGAATGGCTCAACACCCCGCTGAACGAGATCCCCGCCTGGGGTCCCGAGCAGATCGCGGCCAGCGCGACCATGAACGCGGGCTATGTCGCGGCACCGGCCCCGGTCTGGGACGCGGACCCGATGAACATCACGCTGGTCGTGGAGACCGGCGATCACCATGTCAGCGTGCTCGACGGCGACAGCTGGGACGTGCTCGACCGATTCGAAACCCCCTTTGCCGTCCATGGCGGCCCGAAATTCACGCCGGACGGGCATTTCGTCTTCGTCATGTCCCGCGATGGCTGGGTCCAGAAATACGACCTGTGGTCCCTGCAGGAGGTCGGGCGCGTGCGCGCGGGCCTCAACAGCCGCAACATCGCCATGAGCCATGACGGCAAGTGGCTTGCGGTGGCCAATTACCTGCCCCAGACCCTGACCATCCTGTCGACCGAAGATCTCTCCGTGGCGCGGGTGATGGACGTGATCTCGAAATCCGGGCAGACCAGCCGGGTCTCTGCGGTCTACCAGGCACCCCAGCGGCAGAGCTTCATCCTCGCACTCAAGGACGCTCCCGAAATCTGGGAAGTGGCCACGGACCCGGAAGCCGACCCGGTCTACGAAGGCTTCGTGCACAGCCGCGAGAAGGACATGGTCGAGGCGATCGCCTCCTCTGAGGGGCTCTTCGCTCGCCGCCGGATCGAGACCGCCGAGCCGATCGACGATTTCTTCTTCACCCCGGATTACCGCTTCCTGATCGGGGCGGCGCGCGACGGGGCGCACGGGGTGGTCGTGAACCTCAATGTCGGGCGCGAGATCGCCAAGCTGCCCCTTCCGGGCATGCCGCATCTCGGCTCCGGCATCTCCTGGATCCGGGGCGACACCCGCGTCATGGCCACGCCGCACCTGCGCGAGGGCAAGCTGTCTGTGATCGACATCGAAAGCTGGGAGGTCCTGAGCACGATCGAAACCGAAGGCCCGGGTTTCTTCCTGCGCAGCCATGAGAACACGCCCTATGTCTGGGCCGACGTGTTCTTCGGTCCGAACAAGGACGTGATGCACGTGATCGACAAGCAGAGCCTGGAGATCGTCAAGACCCTGCGCCCGGAACCCGGCGCCACGGTTGCCCATGTGGAGTTCGACCGCGACGGAACCCATGCGCTTGTCAGCATCTGGGAAGAAGACGGCGCGGTGATCGTCTATGATGCGGCCACGCTCGAAGAGGTCAAGCGCCTGCCCATGAACAAACCATCGGGGAAATACAATGTCTGGAACAAGATCACCTTCTCCGAAGGCACGAGCCACTGA
- the nirJ gene encoding heme d1 biosynthesis radical SAM protein NirJ: protein MFRLSHYLDQLYHPTPPRIARGTPKPVVIWNLTRRCNLKCKHCYTVSADVDFPGELTAAQARETLEDIGRFKVPALILSGGEPLLRDDLFALAKRARALTRVLALSTNGTGVIGSKADRVAEIGFDYVGISIDGIGATNDAFRGVIGAYEQALAGVRSCKRRGIKVGLRFTITEQNESQLPELLKLCDDEGVDKFYLSHLVYAGRGNKNRGEDADHARTRRAMDLLIARALESAEGRGHPLEIVTGNNDADAVYFLNWAKANFPAAQVAHLRKHLEAWGGNASGVGVANIDTQGDVHPDTYWSEYTVGSVKQTPFSELWTGPDPMLAELRRRPRPLKGRCGACAHQAVCGGNTRIRALQLTGDPWAEDPACYLTAAETGTATDIDRLTVRPFIGDRHDPKPAFV from the coding sequence ATGTTCCGGCTGAGCCATTATCTCGACCAGCTCTATCATCCGACCCCGCCGCGTATCGCCAGGGGCACGCCAAAGCCGGTCGTGATCTGGAACCTGACGCGGCGCTGCAATCTCAAGTGCAAGCATTGCTACACGGTCTCGGCGGATGTGGATTTCCCGGGCGAGCTGACGGCGGCCCAGGCCCGCGAAACGCTGGAGGATATCGGACGCTTCAAGGTGCCCGCGCTGATCCTGTCCGGGGGCGAGCCCTTGCTGCGCGATGACCTCTTCGCGCTGGCCAAACGCGCGCGGGCGTTGACCCGCGTGCTGGCCCTGTCCACCAACGGTACCGGCGTGATCGGGTCCAAGGCCGACCGCGTGGCGGAGATCGGGTTCGACTATGTCGGCATCTCGATCGACGGGATCGGCGCCACCAACGACGCTTTCCGCGGCGTGATCGGTGCCTATGAACAGGCGCTGGCCGGCGTGCGTTCGTGCAAGCGGCGCGGGATCAAGGTGGGCCTGCGCTTCACCATCACCGAACAGAATGAGAGCCAGCTGCCCGAGCTTCTGAAGCTCTGCGATGACGAGGGGGTGGACAAGTTCTACCTGTCGCACCTGGTCTATGCCGGGCGCGGCAACAAGAACCGGGGCGAGGATGCCGACCATGCCCGCACCCGCCGCGCCATGGACCTGCTGATCGCACGCGCGCTGGAAAGTGCCGAGGGCAGGGGCCATCCGCTGGAAATCGTGACCGGCAACAACGATGCCGACGCGGTCTATTTCCTGAACTGGGCAAAAGCCAATTTCCCCGCCGCGCAAGTGGCCCATCTGCGCAAGCACCTGGAGGCCTGGGGCGGAAATGCCTCGGGCGTGGGGGTTGCCAATATCGACACCCAGGGCGACGTGCACCCTGACACCTACTGGTCCGAATACACCGTCGGCAGTGTCAAGCAGACCCCGTTTTCCGAGCTCTGGACCGGGCCCGACCCGATGCTGGCCGAGCTGCGCCGCCGTCCGCGGCCGCTAAAGGGCCGGTGCGGAGCCTGTGCCCACCAGGCGGTCTGCGGCGGCAACACGCGCATTCGCGCGCTTCAGCTGACCGGCGACCCCTGGGCCGAAGACCCTGCCTGCTATCTCACCGCGGCCGAAACCGGCACTGCAACGGATATCGACCGCCTGACCGTCAGACCTTTCATCGGAGACCGACATGACCCCAAGCCGGCTTTTGTCTAG
- a CDS encoding AsnC family transcriptional regulator — protein sequence MKMDHIDRALIAETQAGLPLVAEPYAAVAEALGMPEDQVMARLRSLKARGIMRRIAIAPNHYKLGMTANGMTVWDVRDADVAELGARIGALGFVSHCYERPRALPDWPYNLFAMVHGDTRDEVEAKRAEIATLLGAACRASDVLYSKRILKKTGLRLAKGK from the coding sequence ATGAAAATGGATCATATCGACCGAGCGCTCATCGCCGAAACCCAGGCCGGGTTGCCCCTGGTGGCCGAGCCCTATGCCGCCGTGGCCGAGGCGCTCGGGATGCCCGAGGACCAGGTCATGGCGCGCCTGCGCAGCCTAAAGGCTCGCGGGATCATGCGCCGGATCGCCATCGCGCCCAACCACTACAAGCTGGGCATGACCGCAAATGGCATGACCGTCTGGGACGTGCGCGATGCGGATGTGGCCGAGCTGGGTGCCCGGATCGGCGCGCTCGGCTTTGTCTCCCATTGCTACGAGCGGCCCCGCGCGCTGCCGGACTGGCCCTACAACCTCTTCGCGATGGTCCATGGCGACACCAGAGACGAGGTCGAGGCCAAGCGCGCCGAGATCGCCACCCTGCTGGGAGCGGCCTGCCGGGCGTCGGACGTCCTCTATTCCAAGCGCATCCTGAAAAAGACCGGCCTGCGGCTGGCAAAGGGGAAATGA
- a CDS encoding Lrp/AsnC family transcriptional regulator, with protein MTLDATDRLLLNELQAGFPIAASPFAVVGDALGLTEDDVIARIARMREAGYVTRFGPFYDAAAMGGGLCLCAMEVPADAFDAVLTKVNALPEVAHNYERTHRLNMWFVLATETEDGITEAQARIEAETGLPVLLFPKLQEFFIGFRVAA; from the coding sequence ATGACCCTTGATGCCACTGACCGGCTGTTGCTCAACGAGTTGCAGGCCGGCTTTCCGATCGCGGCCTCGCCTTTTGCTGTCGTGGGCGATGCGCTGGGCCTGACCGAAGATGACGTGATCGCCCGTATCGCCCGGATGCGGGAGGCAGGCTATGTCACCCGCTTCGGCCCGTTCTACGATGCTGCGGCCATGGGGGGCGGCCTGTGCCTGTGCGCCATGGAGGTGCCCGCGGACGCGTTCGACGCGGTCCTAACCAAAGTCAATGCGCTGCCCGAGGTGGCGCATAATTATGAACGTACGCACCGGCTGAACATGTGGTTCGTTCTCGCGACCGAAACCGAGGATGGCATCACCGAGGCCCAGGCGCGGATCGAGGCGGAAACGGGCCTTCCCGTTCTACTCTTTCCGAAATTGCAGGAGTTTTTCATCGGGTTCCGGGTGGCAGCATGA